The DNA segment TTAACAAATCTTTATATGTTTATAATTGCTTCATTTTTACTCTGTTTAGCTCCTGGGCCTGATAATATATATGTATTGACTCAAGGTATAACAAAAGGGAAAAAAGCAGCAATAATTACAACATTAGGACTCTCTACCGGTATTATTATTCATACAAGTGCAGCTGCTTTTGGTATCTCTATAATTTTTAAAACTTCTGAGTTAGCTTTTAATATTGTAAAGTATTTAGGTGCTGCTTATCTTCTTTATATTGCATATCAAGCTTTCAAATATAGGGATGAACCATTAAACTTGGATGTGAAAACCCATGAAAAAGGGCATTTGAAAAAACTATATCTAAAAGGTTTTTTTATGAATGTTCTAAATCCAAAGGTATCAATCTTCTTTTTGGCATTTCTTCCTCAGTTTGTATCTGCTCAAAATGGAAATATTCCTTTGCAAATGATTCTTTTAGGTGTTATTTTTATGATATTAACAATAGTTACTTTTTCAGTAATTGGAGTTGCTGGGAATATTTTAAGTTCAAGATTGATACAAAAACCTAAGATAGTAAAATATATGAATATTATGACTTCATTTATTTTGGGAGGATTGGCTTTAAAATTAGCCTTTACTTCAAGATAGTAAGATAAGAGAAACTCTTATCTTACTTGACCATTCCCATAGATTTTATATTTAAAAGTTGTAAGATCATTTATCCCCATTGGACCTCTTGAGTGAAGTTTATTTGTTGAAATTCCAACTTCAGCCCCAAGTCCAAAAGCTCCACCATCAGTAAATCTTGTACTTGCATTTGCATATACACAAGCTGCATCAACTTCATTTAAGAATTTATTTACAGTTGTGTAGTTTTCACTAATTATTGATTCAGAGTGACCTGAACCATGTTTTGCAATATGAAAAATTGCTTCATCTACATTTTTTACCACTTTTATATTTAAAATGTTTGCCAAATACTCTGTATCATAATCCTCTTGGGTTGCACACTTTATATCTATATATTTTCTTGTAACTTCGCAACCTTTTAGTTGGGTGTTATATGACATAAAAGCCTCATACAAAGGAGGAAGAATATATGGTGCCACATCTTTATGAATAAGAAGTGTTTCCATTGAGTTACATACTCCTGGTCTTTGCACTTTTGCATTTATAGCAATTTGAATTGCTTTTTCATGATTTGCAGCCTCATCAATAAAAATGTGACATAAACCTTTATCATGTTTTACAACAGGTACAGTTGAGTTTTCACTAACATATCTAATTAGTGCTTCTCCACCTCTTGGAATAATTAAGTCCACATATTTGTCTTGTTTTATAAGTGTTGCAACACCCTCTCTGCTTGAATCTGGTATAAGTGATATTGCTTGTTCTGGAATTTTGTTTTTTGCTAATACATGTCTTAATACATTTGCAATGGCACTATTTGAGTGTTCAGCCTCTTTACCACCTTTTAAAACACAAACATTTCCACTTTTAAAGCATAAAGCAGCGGTATCAGAAGTAACATTTGGTCTGCTCTCATAGATAATACCTATAACACCTATAGGAATAGATACTTTTTGTATATTTAAACCATTTTGAGTAACCCATCCATCAAGAACTCTTCCAACTGGTTCTTTTAGTGCGGCAATCTCTCTTAGGGCATTTGCCATTGCTTCAACTCTTTCCCCTGTTAAAAGAAGTCTATCTAATAGTGCTTCAGGAAGATTGTTTAGTTTTGCATGGCTCATATCTTTTTCATTATTTGAAACAATAAAATCACAGTGTTCCATTAGAGCATCTGCCATTTCAAGTAAAACTCTGTTTTTTATTTCACCACTTAATGTGGCTATCTCTCTACTAATTTTTTTTGATTCTTCTAAAAATTGTTGCATGAAGTATCCTGATAATTATAAATTGGGTAATTTTATCTAAATTTTACTTTTTTTAAAAAGGAGAGTTTGTAGGAAGTTTATGGTAGTAGAGAACCACTACCATAAAAAATTATAGTTGCGCGTTTATTTTATCAGTTAATGCTTGTTTAGAGTGTGCACCTATTACTTGATCTACAACTTCACCATTTTTCATTATTAACATTGTTGGAACAGATCTTATTCCATACTTTACCGCTAAATCTTGTTGTTCATCTGTGTTTACTTTACAAATATTAGCTTTCCCTTCAAAATCCACTGCTAATTCATCAATTACGGGAGCAAGCATTCTACAAGGACCACACCAAGGAGCCCAGAAATCTACAAAAGATACACCTTTTTCTACTGTAGAGTCAAAATTTTCAGCTGTCAATTCAATATATCCTGCCATAAAAAATCCTTTCATATTTATTAATGGAAAAGATTTTATCTAAAAAGGTACAAAAAATCAAGTATGTACTAAAAAGTTTTATAGTTACCTTTAAGTAACTATATATTAAAATTTAGAAAACTCCAAAGGTATATAATGGAAAGTAAAAATTATAACTGTTTTTTTCAATTGGCAACAGATATTATTGGTGGAAAATGGAAGAGTATGGTAATTTGGGTTTTGAGAAAAGATATAAAAAGAAATGGTGAAATCAAAAAGATGATACCAGACATAAGTCAAAAGATGTTAACTCAACAGTTAAGAGAGCTCGAAAATGCTGGAGTTGTTGAGAGGCTTGTATATCCTATAGTCCCTCCAAAAGTTGAGTACAAATTAACCTCTGCTGGGCAAAAACTCATTCCTATTCTTGAACAACTTCATGATTGGGGAAGAGAATACGCAAAAGATAATAATATAAAAATTACAAAAGATCCAAACTGCGTATTAGAGTAGAAATTATTCTACTCTAACCAAATATCTTCCTACAGCTTCCCCTGAAAGTAGTTTTTTATAGGCATCTGATATCTCTTCTAAAGTGATTTCAGTTGTTAAACTATTTAAAGAGTCAATTTTAAACTCACTTGCTAGTTTTTCCCAAGCTTTCTCTTTTTTATTTATAGAGCACTCAACTGAGTCAATTCCTATTAATCTAACACCTCTTAAAATAAATGGGAAAACATTTGTATGAAGTTCAAAAGATGAGGTTAATCCACAACAAGTTGCAACCCCATCATATTTTAATACTTTAAGTGCCTGTACTAAAATATTTCCTCCGACTGTATCAATCATACCATCATATTTTTCACTACCAAGTGGTTTACTATTTTCCACATCAAAATCTTTTCTAAGTATTACCTCTTTTGCTCCAAGCTCTTGTAAAAATGGTATTTTTTCTTCTTTCCCTGAAATAGCAGTTACCTCAAAACCTAATTTGCTTAAAATAGCTACAGCAATGCTTCCAACGCCTCCTGTTGCCCCAGAGACTAAAATTTTTCCATTTTTTATGCCATTATTTAGTAGTTCATTTACACTTAGTGCTGCTGTAAGTCCAGCTGTACCATAGGTCATTATCTCTTTTGAGCTTAGATTCGTTGGAGTTTTTATTACCCATGAAGAAGGTACCTTTACAAATTGGGCATGACCACCATTTGTATTCATTCCCAAATCATATCCAGTAACAGTTACCCTGTCCCCTTTTTTAAACTTCTCATCTTTTGATTCTTCAACAATCCCTGAAATGTCAATCCCTGTTGTATGGGGAAAAACTCTTGTAACTCCTGGATTTCCTACAGAACTTAGTGCATCTTTATAATTAAGAGATGAATATTGCGTTTTTATTAATATTTCACTATCTTCTATTTTTGGTATCTCAAGCTCTTTAACTCCTGAGATAAATCTTTTATCTTCAACTTTTTCTACAACATAAGCTTTCATAAATACCCCTTTTGCCTTTTGATTTATTTTAAAACTTTAGCTAAAATAGTAACAAAGAACAAGTACTTACAAAAAAAACAGGTACTTACTAAAAAGATACTTTTATGGTGTTTTGGGAGAGTTTGTTATGAATAAAATTGAAGAATTTAATGAAAATGGTGAGAAGTGTCCAGTTGAAACAGCACTTGATATATTAGCAGGAAAATGGAAAATATTAATTTTATGGTATTTAAGAAGTGAAACAAAAAGGTTTAATGAACTTCAAAAACTACTTCCAAACGTTACTCAAAAGATGCTAATACAAAAACTAAGAGAACTTGAAAAAGATGGAATTGTACAAAGGGTTGTTTATCCTGTAGTTCCGCCTAAAGTTGAGTACTCATTAACAGATTATGGAATGAGTTTAAAACCTATCTTAAAGCAGTTGTATTTGTGGGGCGAGATACATAAACAAAAAGTTTAGGCTTTTCTTTTTATTAAAAAATAGATAATTGTACTAAGTCCTGCGCTTGAAAGCACCATAGTCATTATCATTATTTGATATCTTACAGCTATTAAAGGATCAACACCTGAGAGTATTTGTCCTGTCATCATTCCAGGAAGAGAAACAAGTCCCACTGCAAGTAAAGCATTTATTTGCGGTATTAAACAGGCTTTAAAAGCTATCTCCCTTGCTTTTTCAAAGCTCTCTTCTCTTAAAGACTCTTTTTCAAATCTTTCAATTGCAAGGGAGAGTGCATTCATTGTATTTGCAAAGATCATTCCTGATAGAGGAATAAT comes from the Halarcobacter ebronensis genome and includes:
- a CDS encoding LysE family translocator, with translation MIELTNLYMFIIASFLLCLAPGPDNIYVLTQGITKGKKAAIITTLGLSTGIIIHTSAAAFGISIIFKTSELAFNIVKYLGAAYLLYIAYQAFKYRDEPLNLDVKTHEKGHLKKLYLKGFFMNVLNPKVSIFFLAFLPQFVSAQNGNIPLQMILLGVIFMILTIVTFSVIGVAGNILSSRLIQKPKIVKYMNIMTSFILGGLALKLAFTSR
- a CDS encoding glutamate-5-semialdehyde dehydrogenase — protein: MQQFLEESKKISREIATLSGEIKNRVLLEMADALMEHCDFIVSNNEKDMSHAKLNNLPEALLDRLLLTGERVEAMANALREIAALKEPVGRVLDGWVTQNGLNIQKVSIPIGVIGIIYESRPNVTSDTAALCFKSGNVCVLKGGKEAEHSNSAIANVLRHVLAKNKIPEQAISLIPDSSREGVATLIKQDKYVDLIIPRGGEALIRYVSENSTVPVVKHDKGLCHIFIDEAANHEKAIQIAINAKVQRPGVCNSMETLLIHKDVAPYILPPLYEAFMSYNTQLKGCEVTRKYIDIKCATQEDYDTEYLANILNIKVVKNVDEAIFHIAKHGSGHSESIISENYTTVNKFLNEVDAACVYANASTRFTDGGAFGLGAEVGISTNKLHSRGPMGINDLTTFKYKIYGNGQVR
- the trxA gene encoding thioredoxin, translating into MAGYIELTAENFDSTVEKGVSFVDFWAPWCGPCRMLAPVIDELAVDFEGKANICKVNTDEQQDLAVKYGIRSVPTMLIMKNGEVVDQVIGAHSKQALTDKINAQL
- a CDS encoding winged helix-turn-helix transcriptional regulator, coding for MESKNYNCFFQLATDIIGGKWKSMVIWVLRKDIKRNGEIKKMIPDISQKMLTQQLRELENAGVVERLVYPIVPPKVEYKLTSAGQKLIPILEQLHDWGREYAKDNNIKITKDPNCVLE
- a CDS encoding YhdH/YhfP family quinone oxidoreductase, with the translated sequence MKAYVVEKVEDKRFISGVKELEIPKIEDSEILIKTQYSSLNYKDALSSVGNPGVTRVFPHTTGIDISGIVEESKDEKFKKGDRVTVTGYDLGMNTNGGHAQFVKVPSSWVIKTPTNLSSKEIMTYGTAGLTAALSVNELLNNGIKNGKILVSGATGGVGSIAVAILSKLGFEVTAISGKEEKIPFLQELGAKEVILRKDFDVENSKPLGSEKYDGMIDTVGGNILVQALKVLKYDGVATCCGLTSSFELHTNVFPFILRGVRLIGIDSVECSINKKEKAWEKLASEFKIDSLNSLTTEITLEEISDAYKKLLSGEAVGRYLVRVE
- a CDS encoding winged helix-turn-helix transcriptional regulator yields the protein MNKIEEFNENGEKCPVETALDILAGKWKILILWYLRSETKRFNELQKLLPNVTQKMLIQKLRELEKDGIVQRVVYPVVPPKVEYSLTDYGMSLKPILKQLYLWGEIHKQKV